The genomic stretch CACCACTCCAGGCGCAGGGCCAGGAAAGCCAGGTCCGCCCGCTCCTCCTCGTTCACGCGGGCCCGGTTCTGCAGCACCCCGAGCACTTCGGCGGCCCGCTGCTCGTGGCCCTGGCTGCCCAGCAGCAGCAGCAGCAGGCGTCCGCCCTCCGGGTGGCCGGGCTGGCGCTTGAGCAACAACTCCAGTTCCTGGATCGCCTCCTCGGGCCGGCCCAGCGGCCGGTGCAGCAGCTGGGCGGCCTTCAGGCGCGCCGGCAGACCCTTGCTGTCCGTGCGTTCCGCCAGTCGGCGATAGAGCGCCAGGGCCTCTTCGCCCCGGCCCAGTGCGGCCAGATTGTCCGCCTGGAGCAGCAGGCCCTCCGGCTGGGCGGGCTGCGGCCGTCCGCGCCGGCTCAGCTCCTCCAGCAAGGCCTGGGATTCCTGCCGGCGGCCGTCCTTACCCAGATCCTGCGCCAGCTCGAAGGGGATCTTGCCCGTGTCGGCGGAATCCAGCTCCCAGGCCAGCTTGATGGCCTGCTCCGGTCGCCCCTGCTGGGTCAGCACGCCCAGCACGGCCTGACCCACCGCCGCGCAGCCGCCCCGGCCGCGCACGCGCTTCACCATGTACTCCAGCAGCGCTGCGCGTTCCCGACAGTTCTCCGCCAGGCGCAGCAGGCGCGTGTCCACCAGACTGCCCGGCGTGCGACGCGCGCACTGCCAGGCCGCCAGCTCGTCGAAGGCCTCGTTCCAGCGGCCCGCATCCTCGTGAAGCTGCGCCACTTCCAGCGCCCAAAGCTGCGGCAGCCCGCGCGTGCGGCGCTGCTCGCGCGCCCAGTCCAGGCACTCATCGAGAAGCTGGACCTGCCGATAACTCTGGAAGACCGCCAGGGCCGTCTCTTCCGTCCGCGCCTGCTCGCGCAGCTTTTTCCATGCCTCGGCGGCTTTGGCGGGTTGACCCAGACGATACCAGGCCCCGGCCAGCGCGCCGCTGATTTGAAAGTCCAGCGCGTTGCGCAGCGGGCCGCTCGCCGGCAGCCGGACGGCCAGGCTGTCCATGCTGCGGCGGGCGCCGCTCTCGTCCTTGAGCCGCACCTGAAGGTCCAGCATCTGCAGCAGCGGCCCCGGGTCGCCGCGTTGGCCGCTCAGTCCCTCCAGCAGTCGCAGAGCCTGCTGGAACTGGCCCTGCTGGATCAGTTGGTTGGCCTGCTGCTGCAGATCCGCCTGGCGCTGGCGCTGCTGCGAAGCATCCGGAACAGCCTCCGGAAGGGGCCGAATGCGCGCGGGCTCCTGGGCCGTGACGCACAGGGCGGCCAGCAGCAGGGCGGTTGTCGCGAACGTGCAGAATCGGACACTTTTCATGCGGCCAAGGTAGCCAGCCTGCGCGACACTTTGGCCCGGAGGGCCCCGGCTCGCACACGGCTGCTCATATCTTGAACAGGTTTAACAGGATGGCTCAAGGGACTCTTTCGCCAAGCGATTGCCCGGTAAGGTGATCTGGGTCACACGCCAAGTGGTACGGCGTTTGCTTTGAGGGTCGCATCTAGAGGATCGAATGGAAAAGCAGGATCTCATCCGATACCGAACCTTCGCCGACGCGTTGATCCGACTCAACAACGCGGCCAGCACCCTGTTGCAGGAAGGGGCGGATCCGGAAGCCATCAAGTTGATCCTGTCCGGCACGGCCAAGCTGTTTGCCGAGCTGGAGCACCGCATGTCCCAGGCGCTGCCCGAGGATCCGGATCATCCGCTGGATTTGAACTTCCCCGAGTCCGGCGCCTCCGGCTGGGAGCTGCCTCCCGCCGAGGCCGGCGATCCTCAGCCCAAGCCGGATCCCGCCCAACCCGGACCGCGCTTCGGCAGCGGCCAGGAACCCTTTCCGTCCATCGAGCCCGCGGTTTAGCTGAAGTCCCGCCCGGTCACGCTGATCCGTAGACAGCCGCCGTCCACCTGATAGCTTTGTCGCTGCCAGACCAGCCCGCTATCCGGCAATTCGCCGCGGCCCGCGAGCGGCAGTCCCAATTGAAACTCCGTTCCGCCGCCCAGCCGCCGGTTCAGGAAGCGCCCGGCCACCGTGTTGGCCAACTCGGCCACGGTGTCCAGCAGCAGGGCCTCGCGCCCGCTCTCGTCCCCGGTCACCATCTGCAGCAGGCGGGCGGCCAGGTCCGGACTCATCTCCACTCCCAGCAGGCCCGGCAGCGGGCTCAGCAACTCCAGCCGCGCCCAGCAGAGGCTGCCGGCCGCCGCCTGGCAGGATTCCTCCTGTTCCTCCACCAGCATGAAGGCCAGCTGCTCCAGCGTTTCCTCCAGCGCCCGGGCCAGATCCGCACGCCACCCGCTCATGCCCATTCCCCTTCCCCCCAGCTGTCGCCGGACTCCTGCTGCAGGACGGCCGCCAGGTTGGAGGGCGAGAGCGGCTTCTCCAGCACGGCCTTGGCACCCATCACGATCAGCCGGTCCCGGCGACTCTCGTTGCTGGCGCTGGAGACCACCACCACCTGCACGCCCGCGGTGAGAGGATCGTCTTTGACCTGCCGCAGCAACTCTTCGCCGTCCATCACGGGCATGACCAGATCCGTGATCAGCACGTCGGCGGGCTCCAGCAGCAGCAGATCCAGCGCCTCGCGGCCGTTGACCGCCTCCCGGACCTCGCAGGGCAGGCCGGTGGCTTCCAGACAGCGTTTGAGGAACATCCGCGCCATGGCGGAGTCGTCGGCGATCAGCACGCGCAGACTCATGCTCACCTCATTCCAGCAGGGCCTGGCCCGCACTCAGGAATTCCTCCTGGACCAGCG from Candidatus Delongbacteria bacterium encodes the following:
- a CDS encoding chemotaxis protein CheX, whose protein sequence is MSGWRADLARALEETLEQLAFMLVEEQEESCQAAAGSLCWARLELLSPLPGLLGVEMSPDLAARLLQMVTGDESGREALLLDTVAELANTVAGRFLNRRLGGGTEFQLGLPLAGRGELPDSGLVWQRQSYQVDGGCLRISVTGRDFS
- a CDS encoding response regulator translates to MSLRVLIADDSAMARMFLKRCLEATGLPCEVREAVNGREALDLLLLEPADVLITDLVMPVMDGEELLRQVKDDPLTAGVQVVVVSSASNESRRDRLIVMGAKAVLEKPLSPSNLAAVLQQESGDSWGEGEWA